In one window of Frigoriglobus tundricola DNA:
- a CDS encoding endonuclease domain-containing protein — protein sequence MRAVTPLPSGRGAGGVGSSRRPPVPHLISGQKLNDAKAAFVQKLRREMTPEETLLWPRLRGNRLHGLHFRRQQLIHGFIADFYCHAAGVVVEVDGDVHDDQAEYATARDLAFANLGLLVLRFRNEDVPANIADVLRRVGTACADRITAITDPNTE from the coding sequence ATGCGCGCCGTCACCCCCCTCCCTTCAGGGAGGGGGGCCGGGGGGGTGGGTTCTTCGCGCCGCCCGCCCGTTCCGCACCTCATTTCCGGGCAGAAGCTTAACGATGCCAAAGCCGCATTCGTGCAGAAGCTCCGCCGTGAGATGACTCCGGAGGAGACGCTCCTCTGGCCGCGCCTGCGCGGGAACCGCCTCCACGGACTTCACTTCCGCCGCCAACAGTTGATCCACGGCTTCATCGCAGACTTCTACTGCCACGCGGCTGGAGTGGTCGTGGAAGTCGATGGTGATGTTCACGACGATCAGGCCGAGTACGCCACTGCGCGTGATCTCGCGTTCGCTAACCTCGGCCTCTTGGTTCTCAGATTTCGTAACGAGGACGTGCCCGCGAACATTGCCGATGTGCTCCGGCGAGTCGGGACCGCCTGCGCAGACCGAATCACTGCCATCACAGATCCGAACACAGAATAG
- a CDS encoding HAD family hydrolase has translation MPDLARQLFGDDAPAKRLALIVDLDDTVCTGFDCPLRPALDVLVRVHRQKVEVHYVTARTEASRAGTDAFIAEHKLPGHRNVHYCPKWHGTRRHKADLHRTLAREFQVLASIGDLDEEEGEAARLAGVPFVLVDPARPAGAWAAVAELIAAVQGFRVEDGS, from the coding sequence ATGCCCGACCTCGCCCGGCAGCTCTTCGGTGACGACGCGCCCGCGAAGCGGCTGGCACTCATCGTCGATCTCGACGACACCGTGTGTACGGGCTTTGATTGTCCGCTCCGCCCGGCGCTCGACGTGCTGGTGCGCGTCCACCGGCAGAAGGTGGAGGTCCATTACGTCACGGCGCGCACCGAAGCGAGCCGCGCCGGCACGGACGCCTTCATCGCGGAACACAAGCTGCCGGGGCACCGGAACGTTCACTACTGCCCGAAGTGGCACGGCACGCGGCGGCACAAGGCCGACCTGCACCGGACACTCGCCCGCGAGTTTCAGGTGCTCGCGAGCATCGGCGACCTGGACGAAGAAGAGGGCGAAGCGGCCCGGCTCGCCGGCGTGCCGTTCGTTCTGGTCGATCCCGCGCGGCCCGCCGGCGCGTGGGCCGCGGTCGCCGAACTGATCGCAGCGGTGCAGGGGTTCCGTGTCGAGGACGGATCGTGA
- a CDS encoding 3-oxoacyl-ACP reductase family protein, which produces MISYSFPGKVVLVTGSSRGIGAGVLSAFARAGATCVLHYWADPDGANKRDADLLAAELSKLESRPTVHVAAADVRDAAQVEQLMADVKRAFGGLDVLVNNAGIIKDRTLKKMTLDEWHAVIQTNLDGVFHCCKYGTEVMRDGGRIVNVASVAGLVGFHGQTNYAAAKAGVIGLTRVLAKELARRQITANAVAPGVVQTPMLGEIKPEVMTEYLKQIPIGRLGKPDDIANAVLFLASEESGYITGQVLPVTGGWV; this is translated from the coding sequence ATGATCTCTTACAGCTTCCCCGGCAAAGTGGTGCTGGTCACCGGCAGCTCGCGCGGCATCGGGGCCGGCGTACTGTCCGCGTTCGCGAGGGCCGGTGCCACCTGCGTGCTGCACTACTGGGCCGACCCCGACGGCGCGAACAAAAGAGACGCCGACCTGCTCGCGGCCGAGTTGAGCAAACTGGAGAGTCGGCCGACCGTTCACGTCGCCGCCGCGGACGTTCGGGACGCCGCGCAGGTGGAACAGTTGATGGCCGACGTGAAGCGCGCGTTCGGCGGACTGGACGTGCTCGTGAACAACGCCGGCATCATCAAGGACCGCACGCTCAAGAAGATGACCCTCGACGAGTGGCACGCCGTCATCCAGACGAACCTGGACGGCGTGTTCCACTGCTGCAAGTACGGCACCGAGGTCATGCGCGACGGCGGGCGGATCGTGAACGTCGCGTCGGTCGCGGGGCTGGTCGGCTTCCACGGGCAGACGAACTACGCCGCGGCCAAGGCCGGCGTCATCGGCCTGACCCGCGTGCTGGCCAAGGAGCTGGCCCGGCGGCAGATCACGGCGAACGCCGTCGCCCCGGGCGTGGTTCAGACCCCGATGCTCGGCGAGATCAAACCCGAGGTGATGACCGAGTACCTGAAGCAGATCCCCATCGGCCGGCTCGGCAAGCCGGACGACATCGCCAACGCGGTGCTGTTCCTGGCGAGCGAGGAGAGCGGCTACATCACCGGTCAGGTGCTGCCGGTCACCGGCGGGTGGGTGTGA
- a CDS encoding LCCL domain-containing protein — protein sequence MPVSRRLIWVAPVALSVSLLTAPLASAGPRPHQPPEASKPRASTDAEVKCIDDSNIKLKLLDEKLELVTKHGVLQIPVADVRRIEFANRVPADVAEKVLAAVAKLGHADFAVREAATVELKGYRERAYPSVLKALKHGDPEVGRRAEEIVKFIQGKTAPGLLEARDTDVVVTDDSKITGRLSAEVLRVATFQFGDQQLKLADLRTLRASGSTGADEHVTAAQAPGNLSAYQHQFGKEVTFSVTGAVPAPGTTANLWGTDQYTLDSNIATAVVHAGLAKPGETVTVRVRVIQSPPQFVSTFRNSVNSTAYGSYPVGAYEFVRR from the coding sequence ATGCCCGTCTCCCGTCGGCTCATCTGGGTCGCTCCCGTCGCCCTGTCCGTCTCGCTCCTGACCGCCCCGCTCGCCAGTGCCGGCCCCCGACCGCACCAACCGCCCGAAGCGTCCAAACCGCGCGCCTCCACCGACGCCGAGGTGAAGTGCATCGACGACAGCAACATCAAGCTGAAGCTGCTGGACGAGAAACTGGAACTGGTGACCAAGCACGGCGTCCTTCAGATCCCGGTCGCGGACGTCCGGCGCATCGAGTTCGCGAACCGCGTCCCCGCGGACGTGGCCGAAAAGGTGCTGGCCGCCGTCGCCAAGTTGGGCCACGCGGACTTCGCGGTCCGGGAGGCCGCCACGGTCGAACTCAAGGGCTACCGCGAGCGGGCGTACCCCTCCGTCCTGAAGGCGCTCAAGCACGGCGACCCCGAGGTGGGCCGCCGGGCCGAGGAGATCGTGAAGTTCATCCAGGGCAAGACGGCCCCGGGGCTGCTGGAGGCGCGCGACACCGACGTGGTGGTCACGGACGACAGTAAGATCACCGGCCGGCTGTCGGCCGAGGTGCTCCGCGTGGCCACGTTCCAGTTCGGCGACCAGCAACTGAAGCTCGCCGACCTGCGGACGCTGCGCGCGAGCGGGAGTACTGGCGCCGATGAGCACGTCACCGCGGCGCAAGCGCCGGGCAACCTGTCCGCTTACCAGCACCAGTTCGGCAAAGAGGTGACGTTCAGCGTGACCGGCGCCGTACCGGCGCCGGGAACGACCGCGAACCTGTGGGGCACCGACCAGTACACCCTCGATTCGAACATCGCGACGGCCGTGGTCCACGCCGGCCTGGCGAAGCCGGGCGAAACGGTCACGGTGCGGGTGCGCGTCATCCAGTCGCCGCCGCAATTCGTTTCCACGTTCCGCAACAGCGTGAACTCGACCGCCTACGGCTCCTATCCGGTCGGGGCATACGAGTTCGTGCGGCGGTGA
- a CDS encoding putative ABC transporter permease subunit has product MGAELPPVADQAALFRRLRARLFRNGLRVALENGRVRLVTMIATSAVVAGFTFAVSLYLFNELAVNKIPFKGAIVEALFDLLFFTLGTMLIFSTGIILYASLFTSPEARFLLCSPARADAIFATKFQAAVAFSSWGFVVLGVPIFVGYGLVSGVPWYFYALLPLYLLGYVLLPGSVSAAGCLLLVRYMPRNRKQFFTIVGLVVAAAALFWLYRVAIGLKKSVATSGRELDDLIGQFDLLRSGAAPSHWMTRGVMAAARGDFAGALVPLAQVWSNGLVVFLFAAWVAKRVYRTAYDRLSAFGRAKKIYGASPLDRLMEALVCYLDKRTRVLVVKDFRTFRRDPTQWVVLTLFGVLMLFGASNFRQYYAADLGIMDKYAISLTNLCGTAVLLCAGLSRFVFPLISLEGRKFWILGLTPVSRDQILRGKFAFAATGSVLIAEGLILVSDLLLGVPWQGLLLHAVAVAVVATGLSALNVGLGAYLPNFRETDPSKIVVGFGGTVNMMIGLTFLVSVIGVMVVPFHVAQLAKGATAGVVRVNPWVYAGIPAGLVIGALATVLPLRAGARSLREMEF; this is encoded by the coding sequence ATGGGCGCCGAACTTCCCCCCGTCGCCGATCAGGCCGCGCTGTTCCGGCGGCTGCGGGCGCGGCTGTTCCGCAACGGGCTGCGGGTCGCGCTGGAGAACGGCCGCGTCCGGCTCGTCACCATGATCGCGACGAGCGCCGTCGTCGCCGGGTTCACGTTCGCCGTCAGCCTGTACCTGTTCAATGAACTGGCGGTGAACAAGATCCCGTTCAAGGGGGCCATCGTCGAGGCGCTCTTCGATCTCTTGTTCTTCACGCTCGGCACGATGCTCATCTTCTCGACCGGCATCATCCTGTACGCGAGCCTGTTCACCAGCCCCGAGGCGCGGTTCCTGCTCTGCTCGCCGGCCCGCGCCGACGCCATTTTTGCCACCAAGTTCCAGGCGGCGGTCGCGTTCAGCTCGTGGGGGTTCGTCGTCCTCGGCGTGCCGATCTTCGTGGGCTACGGACTCGTCTCCGGCGTGCCGTGGTACTTCTACGCGCTCCTGCCGCTGTACCTGCTGGGGTACGTGCTGCTGCCCGGCTCCGTGTCCGCGGCGGGGTGCCTGCTCCTCGTGCGCTACATGCCCCGGAACCGCAAACAGTTCTTCACGATCGTCGGGCTGGTCGTCGCGGCGGCCGCGCTCTTCTGGCTGTACCGCGTCGCGATCGGGCTGAAGAAATCGGTGGCGACCAGCGGCCGCGAACTCGACGACCTCATCGGCCAGTTCGACCTGCTCCGCAGCGGCGCCGCGCCGAGCCACTGGATGACCCGCGGCGTGATGGCCGCGGCGCGGGGCGATTTCGCGGGCGCGCTGGTCCCGCTGGCCCAGGTGTGGAGCAACGGGCTGGTGGTGTTCCTCTTCGCGGCGTGGGTCGCGAAGCGGGTGTACCGCACGGCGTACGATCGGCTCTCCGCGTTCGGCCGCGCGAAGAAGATCTACGGGGCCAGCCCGCTCGACCGGCTCATGGAGGCGCTGGTCTGTTACCTCGACAAGCGGACGCGGGTGCTCGTGGTGAAGGACTTCCGCACGTTCCGCCGCGACCCGACGCAGTGGGTGGTGCTGACGCTGTTCGGGGTGCTGATGCTGTTCGGCGCGAGCAACTTCCGGCAGTACTACGCCGCCGACCTGGGGATCATGGACAAGTACGCGATCAGCCTGACGAACCTGTGCGGCACTGCGGTCCTGTTGTGCGCCGGGCTGAGCCGGTTCGTGTTCCCGCTCATCTCGCTCGAGGGGCGGAAGTTCTGGATCCTGGGCCTGACCCCGGTCAGCCGCGACCAGATCTTGCGGGGCAAGTTCGCGTTCGCCGCGACCGGCTCGGTCCTGATCGCGGAGGGCCTGATCCTGGTGAGCGACCTCCTGCTCGGCGTCCCGTGGCAAGGGCTGCTCCTGCACGCGGTCGCGGTCGCGGTCGTGGCGACGGGGCTGAGCGCGCTGAACGTCGGGCTCGGCGCGTACCTGCCGAACTTTCGGGAAACGGACCCGTCGAAGATCGTGGTCGGGTTCGGCGGCACGGTGAACATGATGATCGGGCTGACGTTCCTCGTCTCGGTCATCGGCGTCATGGTGGTGCCGTTCCACGTCGCGCAACTGGCGAAGGGCGCGACCGCCGGCGTGGTGCGGGTGAACCCGTGGGTGTACGCGGGCATCCCCGCCGGGCTGGTGATCGGCGCGCTGGCGACCGTGCTGCCGCTCCGCGCCGGCGCCCGGTCGCTGCGCGAGATGGAGTTTTAG
- a CDS encoding P-II family nitrogen regulator, with translation MKQLTIVVKPFRAEAVLRAITELGVTACSVREAKGYGRQKGYLDRYRGSEYSTAYLPKVEITVWVTDEQAAALREVVPKVARTGRIGDGKVFVVPVAWNEPLEF, from the coding sequence ATGAAGCAGCTCACCATCGTGGTGAAGCCGTTCCGCGCCGAGGCGGTGCTGCGCGCCATCACCGAACTCGGCGTCACCGCCTGCTCGGTGCGCGAGGCGAAGGGCTACGGGCGGCAGAAGGGCTACCTCGACCGCTACCGCGGGTCCGAGTACAGCACCGCGTACCTGCCGAAAGTGGAAATCACCGTCTGGGTGACGGACGAGCAGGCCGCGGCCCTGCGCGAGGTTGTACCGAAGGTGGCCCGCACGGGACGCATCGGCGACGGCAAGGTGTTCGTCGTACCCGTCGCCTGGAACGAACCGCTCGAGTTTTGA
- the ald gene encoding alanine dehydrogenase has product MIVGVPKEVKQDEYRVAMVPAGVEELTRAKHTVLIQSGAGAGSGITDEQYAANGAEIVATAADVWARADLVVKVKEPLPEEWPHMRRGQTVFTYFHFAADEHLTGAVLRSGITAIAYETIKDAKGTLPLLTPMSEVAGRMSIQEGAKYLERPFDGRGILLAGVPGVPPATVSVIGAGVVGANAARVAAGLGANVFILDVNLDRLRYIDDVMPQNVTTVFSNRLNILDCLRASDLVIGAVLIPGAKAPHLVRRADLKVMQPRAVVIDVAIDQGGCFETSRPTTHANPTYMVDDIVHYCVTNMPGAVGRTSTYALTNVTLPYAVQLANKGAERAVQENPALLAGVNIRAGRVTNAAVAETFGLEHTSA; this is encoded by the coding sequence ATGATCGTTGGCGTGCCGAAAGAAGTGAAGCAGGACGAGTACCGCGTGGCGATGGTGCCGGCGGGCGTCGAGGAGCTGACGCGGGCCAAGCACACCGTGCTCATCCAGAGCGGCGCGGGGGCCGGGAGCGGCATCACCGACGAGCAGTACGCGGCCAACGGGGCCGAGATCGTTGCCACCGCCGCGGACGTGTGGGCGCGGGCCGACCTCGTCGTGAAGGTCAAGGAGCCGCTGCCCGAAGAGTGGCCGCACATGCGCCGCGGGCAGACGGTGTTCACGTACTTCCACTTCGCCGCCGACGAGCACCTCACCGGCGCCGTGCTCCGGTCGGGCATCACCGCGATCGCCTACGAGACGATCAAGGACGCGAAGGGCACCCTGCCCCTCCTCACCCCGATGAGCGAGGTGGCGGGCCGCATGAGCATCCAGGAAGGCGCGAAGTACCTGGAGCGGCCCTTCGACGGCCGCGGGATCCTGCTCGCGGGCGTGCCCGGGGTGCCGCCGGCCACCGTGTCGGTGATCGGCGCGGGCGTGGTCGGCGCGAACGCCGCCCGCGTCGCCGCCGGGCTGGGGGCGAACGTGTTCATCCTCGACGTGAACCTGGACCGGTTGCGGTACATCGACGACGTCATGCCGCAGAACGTGACCACCGTGTTCAGCAACCGGCTGAACATCCTCGACTGCCTGCGGGCCTCCGACCTGGTCATCGGCGCGGTGCTGATCCCCGGCGCCAAGGCCCCGCACCTCGTCCGCCGGGCGGACCTGAAGGTGATGCAGCCGCGGGCGGTGGTGATCGACGTGGCCATCGACCAGGGCGGGTGCTTCGAGACGAGCCGGCCGACGACGCACGCCAACCCGACGTACATGGTGGACGACATCGTCCACTACTGCGTGACCAACATGCCCGGCGCGGTCGGCCGCACGAGCACCTACGCGCTCACCAACGTGACGCTGCCGTACGCCGTGCAACTGGCGAACAAGGGCGCGGAGCGGGCGGTGCAGGAGAACCCGGCGCTGCTCGCCGGGGTTAACATCCGGGCCGGCCGGGTGACGAACGCCGCCGTCGCCGAGACCTTCGGCTTGGAGCACACCTCGGCATAA
- a CDS encoding alpha/beta hydrolase, with the protein MTTALEPPPRRSLRHRVLRWAALLALTYAGIVTVFWFCERRLVFYPASADEVWLKPKDPWSRDVWFHAADGNKISGRWIPPETPHHGAVLLAHGNGGNLTHRGQVAAELRAALGAGVLLFDYPSYGKSSGAPTEESCYASAEAAYKWLTDEARVPPDRVVLLGESLGGGPAVELATRHEHRALVLVFTFTSLPDAAKYHFPFLPVHTLMRTRFDNLAKIGRCSRPVFIAHGTADRTVPVSHSERLFAAANEPKEFLRLEGEGHDLAIVTLYAPVLAKFLDRYAP; encoded by the coding sequence GTGACCACCGCGCTCGAACCGCCGCCGCGCCGGTCCCTCCGCCACCGGGTGCTCCGCTGGGCGGCGCTGCTCGCACTCACTTACGCGGGGATCGTCACCGTGTTCTGGTTCTGCGAGCGGCGGCTGGTGTTCTACCCGGCGTCGGCCGACGAGGTGTGGCTGAAGCCGAAGGACCCCTGGTCCCGGGACGTGTGGTTCCACGCCGCCGACGGGAACAAGATCTCCGGGCGCTGGATCCCGCCGGAGACGCCGCACCACGGTGCGGTTCTGCTGGCGCACGGCAACGGCGGGAACCTGACCCACCGCGGCCAGGTCGCGGCCGAGCTGCGGGCGGCGCTCGGCGCGGGGGTGCTCTTGTTCGACTACCCCAGTTACGGGAAGAGCAGCGGCGCGCCGACCGAGGAGAGCTGTTACGCCTCCGCTGAGGCGGCGTACAAGTGGCTGACGGACGAGGCGCGCGTCCCGCCCGACCGGGTCGTCCTGCTCGGTGAGTCGCTGGGGGGCGGGCCGGCGGTCGAACTCGCGACCCGGCACGAGCACCGCGCCCTGGTGCTGGTGTTCACGTTCACCAGTCTGCCGGACGCGGCGAAGTACCACTTCCCGTTCCTGCCGGTCCACACGCTCATGCGCACGCGGTTCGACAACCTGGCGAAGATCGGGCGCTGTTCGCGGCCGGTGTTCATCGCCCACGGCACCGCGGACCGCACCGTGCCGGTTAGTCACTCGGAACGGCTCTTCGCCGCCGCGAACGAGCCGAAAGAGTTCCTGCGGCTGGAGGGGGAGGGCCACGACCTCGCGATCGTGACCCTCTACGCGCCCGTGCTGGCGAAGTTCCTGGACCGCTACGCGCCGTAG
- a CDS encoding ArsC family (seleno)protein — MPKCIDWLYERRAUTTCQKAQGFLGHESVTVAESVNATKVRYAAADALALLDGIDTLIATKGKKVETFDLKDARPDDDELLARLMGPTGNLRAPAARIGRTLVVGFNEEVYARVLK, encoded by the coding sequence ATGCCGAAATGCATCGACTGGCTGTACGAACGGCGCGCGTGAACGACGTGCCAGAAAGCCCAGGGGTTCCTTGGGCACGAGTCCGTGACCGTTGCCGAGTCCGTGAACGCGACGAAGGTTCGGTACGCCGCCGCCGACGCGCTCGCGCTGCTCGACGGGATCGACACGCTGATCGCCACCAAGGGCAAAAAGGTCGAAACCTTCGACCTGAAGGACGCCCGCCCGGACGATGACGAGCTGCTCGCGCGCCTGATGGGACCGACGGGCAACCTGCGGGCGCCGGCGGCGCGCATCGGCCGCACGCTCGTCGTCGGGTTCAACGAGGAGGTGTACGCCCGCGTGCTGAAGTGA
- a CDS encoding protein kinase domain-containing protein gives MELLATLLDPSRLPTPPAVALQVVNAASRPDCDPNEIIGFLGLDAALCGKLLKAVNSCLYGLKQPVASVGRAVQVLGLKTVRSLALGLSLPAVKVGRGVEKSMRDYWVSSVGGAILARELAVLARRPNPDDDLVAGLLRDLGEVLLRQAFADTWEAHLGRHADRLVDDPCGAEVESFGIDHADVSAELLRGWKLPDDIVEPIRYHHQPALLSAGGKVQVERAELLQFASQLVQLDVVAQRPDLLAQLLATAHDRFGMTRAALVEFLQRVAPKVESFAAVLNQDIGQCPDFAAILAAGATELVNLTVENSRDRLSGTTRVGATRRLLPAVPAAQTHAAPPDASPAPEQCLRVELPEFRPEFAHQLPECGCRLGGYELRSLLGRGAMGVVFKAFEPSLHRYVALKLLAPELAAAPSARQRFAREARVAAAIQHENVVAIYAVRDSGAASYLAMEYVAGSCLETRVQEHGPMPVVLHTATARQIAAGLAAAHAKQIIHRDIKPANILIEAETGRAKLTDFGLARVTDDARMTADGALIGTPFYMAPEIIQGEAATPLSDLFSLGAVYYLMATGRVPFPGQTVAAVFNAVSSAEPVPPRRARPSVPEWLDQLILRLLRKDPADRYPTAAAVAAVLAEHGG, from the coding sequence GTGGAGCTACTCGCTACCCTTTTGGACCCGAGCCGGCTCCCCACGCCGCCGGCGGTCGCCCTGCAAGTTGTGAACGCGGCCAGCCGCCCGGACTGCGACCCGAACGAGATCATCGGCTTCCTCGGCCTGGACGCGGCCCTCTGCGGCAAGCTCCTGAAAGCGGTCAACTCCTGCCTGTACGGCCTCAAGCAGCCGGTCGCATCGGTCGGCCGCGCGGTCCAGGTGCTCGGGCTGAAGACCGTGCGGTCGCTGGCGCTGGGCCTGTCGCTGCCGGCCGTGAAGGTCGGCCGGGGCGTCGAAAAGAGCATGCGGGACTACTGGGTGTCGTCGGTCGGGGGGGCGATCCTCGCGCGCGAGCTGGCGGTCCTGGCCCGGCGCCCCAACCCGGACGACGACCTGGTCGCCGGCCTGCTCCGCGACCTCGGTGAGGTGCTCCTCCGGCAGGCGTTCGCGGACACCTGGGAGGCGCACCTGGGGCGCCACGCGGACCGCCTGGTGGACGACCCGTGCGGGGCGGAAGTCGAGTCGTTCGGGATCGACCACGCGGACGTGAGCGCCGAACTGCTGCGCGGCTGGAAGCTGCCGGACGACATCGTCGAGCCGATCCGCTACCACCACCAGCCGGCGCTGCTCTCCGCGGGGGGCAAGGTCCAGGTGGAGCGGGCCGAGTTGCTCCAGTTCGCGAGCCAACTGGTGCAACTGGACGTGGTGGCCCAGCGCCCGGACCTGCTCGCCCAGCTCCTCGCCACGGCCCACGACCGGTTCGGGATGACGCGGGCGGCGCTGGTCGAGTTCCTCCAGCGGGTGGCCCCGAAGGTCGAGTCGTTCGCCGCGGTGCTGAACCAGGACATCGGCCAGTGCCCGGACTTCGCGGCCATCCTCGCGGCCGGGGCCACCGAACTGGTGAACCTGACGGTCGAGAACAGCCGGGACCGGCTGAGCGGCACGACGCGCGTGGGGGCGACGCGGCGCCTCCTGCCGGCGGTGCCCGCGGCCCAGACCCACGCGGCCCCGCCCGACGCCTCCCCGGCCCCGGAGCAGTGCCTGCGGGTCGAACTGCCCGAGTTCCGCCCCGAGTTCGCGCACCAGTTGCCGGAGTGCGGGTGCCGGCTCGGCGGGTACGAGTTGCGCAGCCTGCTCGGGCGCGGGGCGATGGGCGTGGTGTTCAAGGCGTTCGAGCCGAGCCTGCACCGGTACGTCGCGCTCAAGCTGCTGGCCCCGGAACTCGCGGCGGCCCCGTCGGCGCGGCAGCGGTTCGCCCGCGAGGCCCGGGTGGCCGCCGCGATCCAGCACGAGAACGTGGTGGCCATCTACGCGGTCCGCGACTCCGGCGCGGCGTCGTACCTGGCGATGGAGTACGTGGCGGGGTCGTGCCTGGAGACCCGGGTCCAGGAGCACGGGCCGATGCCGGTCGTGCTGCACACGGCGACCGCGCGGCAGATCGCGGCCGGGCTGGCCGCGGCGCACGCGAAGCAGATCATCCACCGCGACATCAAGCCGGCGAACATCCTCATCGAGGCGGAGACCGGCCGGGCCAAGCTCACCGACTTCGGCCTCGCGCGGGTGACCGACGACGCCCGGATGACGGCCGACGGCGCGCTGATCGGGACGCCGTTTTACATGGCCCCGGAGATCATCCAGGGCGAGGCCGCGACGCCCCTCTCGGACCTGTTCAGCCTCGGGGCCGTGTACTACCTGATGGCCACCGGGCGCGTGCCGTTCCCGGGCCAGACGGTCGCCGCCGTGTTCAACGCGGTGTCGTCGGCCGAACCGGTCCCGCCCCGGCGGGCCCGCCCGAGCGTGCCCGAGTGGCTGGACCAGTTGATCCTGCGCCTGCTGCGGAAGGACCCGGCCGACCGGTACCCCACCGCCGCGGCCGTCGCGGCCGTCCTCGCCGAGCACGGCGGGTGA
- a CDS encoding response regulator has translation MSFDPTVPPAVPGRPGGPHPRTVLLAEDDDAVREFVRAVLEQAGYAVVAAADGRAAGDLFAAAPDRFDLVLSDVVMPHAVGPELAARARGSARASRCCSCRPSPAGWPAPPRAAPGRRAAPREALQRERPAPGRERHPRRRARALTSWTLGPRAAYHQLRGRSRARRGASSWRPMTRPTGRTHWVRPDRS, from the coding sequence ATGTCGTTCGACCCGACCGTGCCCCCCGCCGTACCCGGTCGCCCCGGCGGCCCGCACCCGCGCACGGTGCTGCTGGCCGAGGACGACGACGCCGTGCGCGAGTTCGTCCGGGCGGTCCTCGAACAGGCCGGGTACGCGGTCGTGGCCGCGGCCGACGGCCGGGCCGCGGGGGACCTGTTCGCCGCCGCCCCCGACCGGTTCGATCTCGTGCTCAGCGACGTCGTCATGCCGCACGCCGTCGGGCCGGAACTGGCGGCCCGCGCGCGCGGCTCCGCCCGGGCGTCCCGGTGCTGTTCATGTCGGCCTTCACCGGCGGGCTGGCCGGCGCCCCCCCGAGCCGCTCCCGGCCGACGAGCTGCTCCTCGAGAAGCCCTTCAGCGTGAGCGCCCTGCTCCGGGCCGTGAGCGACACCCTCGGCGGCGGGCGCGTGCCCTGACAAGCTGGACGTTAGGCCCGCGCGCCGCGTACCATCAACTCCGGGGGCGGTCCCGCGCGCGGCGAGGTGCGAGCTCATGGCGTCCGATGACGAGACCGACGGGCCGGACGCACTGGGTCCGGCCCGACCGATCCTGA
- a CDS encoding ABC transporter ATP-binding protein, giving the protein MIRIENVTKLYGPKVAVQNLTLHVPPGELFAFLGPNGAGKTTTIKMLCGLLFPTTGSVRVGGFDVRAQGDRARALVSYVPDQPFLYEKLTGREFLRFTADLYAMPAATADAKIEEVIELFHLDEFVDDLTERYSHGMRQRTVFAAALVHDPKLLIADEPTVGLDPKSIRELKLLLRKLAAGGMTIFLSTHTLDIAQELADRIGILDRGTLLGCGTMTDLRKQANQDGSLEDLFMKITEEAPAEAAADA; this is encoded by the coding sequence ATGATCCGCATCGAGAACGTCACGAAGCTGTACGGCCCGAAGGTGGCGGTGCAGAACCTCACACTACACGTGCCGCCGGGCGAACTGTTCGCGTTCCTCGGGCCGAACGGCGCCGGGAAGACGACCACCATCAAGATGCTCTGCGGCCTGCTGTTTCCCACCACGGGGAGCGTCCGCGTGGGCGGGTTCGACGTCCGCGCCCAGGGCGACCGCGCCCGCGCGCTCGTCAGCTACGTGCCGGACCAGCCGTTCCTTTACGAGAAGCTGACCGGCCGCGAGTTCCTCCGGTTCACCGCCGACCTCTACGCGATGCCGGCGGCGACGGCCGACGCGAAGATCGAAGAGGTGATCGAGCTGTTCCACCTGGACGAGTTCGTGGACGACCTCACCGAGCGCTACTCGCACGGGATGCGGCAGCGCACGGTGTTCGCCGCCGCGCTCGTCCACGACCCGAAGCTGCTCATCGCCGACGAGCCGACCGTCGGCCTCGACCCGAAGAGCATCCGCGAGCTGAAGCTCCTGCTCCGCAAGCTCGCGGCCGGGGGCATGACGATCTTCCTCAGCACGCACACGCTGGACATCGCGCAGGAACTGGCCGACCGCATCGGCATCCTCGACCGCGGCACGCTCCTCGGCTGCGGCACCATGACGGACCTGCGGAAGCAGGCGAACCAGGACGGGAGCCTGGAAGATCTGTTCATGAAGATCACGGAAGAGGCCCCGGCGGAAGCGGCGGCGGACGCGTAG